The candidate division KSB1 bacterium genome segment CGGAATGACATTCAGCTTTCATGTGTATAGTCAATAGTCATACCGAACGAAGTGAGGAATCTGGTTAAGGCATTATGCTTGTTCAAAAATAGATTCCTCACTCCGCTGCGCTCCGTTCGGAATGACATTCAGCTTTCATGTGTGTAGCCAATAGTCATACCGAACGAAGTGAGGAATCTGGTTAAAGCATTATGCTTGTTCAAAAATAGATTCCTCACTCCGCTGCGCTCCGTTCGGAATGACATGCGCTATTCAGTAATGAGGAAAATAAGAGATCTCGAATGCAGCACAAACTTCGTCTCAAAAAATCAACGACCGTTGCGAGCATGTCATTGCTCTTATTTTTGGCTTACATGAGTATCGCTTCCGCAACTAATATTGGCGTTCTGCCCCTCAAAAGCAAGGGCAGCATCGAATTTTATCTCGATGTTTGTCAATATGAGGCGTTGCAGGGTGGAACTCGGCTCGAATTTATTTATTCAGTCGATCTGAGCCAATTCCTGAATAAGGCTGATTCGCTCGATCAGGTAGCGGTTTTTCAAATCGATTTTCACGTGTATGGTTCGCTCAAAGATACCTTGTTGGCTTCCAGCGAAGTGAAACATGTCCCGCTGAGTCCGTCAACTGGCGGATCGGGAACCATCTTTTTAGACGTGAAAAAAATCGAAACGACCGCTGATTCCCTATCGCTCACTTTGGTCATTTCCGATTCCCTTTCTGGTAAAAAGGGAGCGATTACAAATTCCTTGCTGCGAAAAAAGTTCTCCGATCAGCTTTCGATCAGCGATCTCTATTTTGTGAGCCATATTCAAAAAGCCATCCAGCCAAGTGCTTTTGAGAAAAGTGGTTTGTTGATGATCCCCAATCCCACGAGAAATTTTTCTTATTCCGTGCAAGCGCCCAATGCGTACGTTTATTTTGAGATCAATCATCTTGGCTTCAAGCCAGAAAATCCATCTTCCTATTCAGTCAGCTATTCCGTTGAAGATCTTTCTGGAAAAGAGGTGGCATCTCACCAGCGGCCGACGATTCCCAAGACCAGCGCTAATTGCTCCCGAGTCGAAATCATTCCGCTGGCCGATTTGAAAGTGGGTCTTTATAAACTGACATTGCATGTCACCGATTTGCCATCAGGTGAATCGGCCTCGAATTGGCGCTATTTTAGCGTTGCCAGCAGGGACGCTGCACAGGACATGCTGCTTTCGATCACAGAGGACAATGTTCAAAGATATTTTGATCAGATCAAGTACATCGCCACGACTGAGGAAAAGGAGTTGTTCAAAAAATTGAATCTTCGGGGCAAGCAGGAATTCTTGATCAATTTCTGGCAATCGAAGGACCCGAATCCCGAGACGGCTGAAAACGAATTCATGCAGGAGCATTTCAAACGCTTAGCCTATGCGGAAACAAGTTTCTCGGGCGGCATCAATTCCGATATGGGCCGAATTTATATTCAGTACGGCCCACCAATTGAAATCAAGCGTCAATTTTCGACTACTGAATTTAGCAAGCCTGTGCAGATCTGGTATTATGCGATCCAGGGCACGACGGAATTTGTGTTCGTGGATCGGTCGGGAGATGGAAAATATGTATTGGTGCATTCGACGCATCCTGATGAGTATCAAAATCCTGGGTGGATGAATGAGATGAAGTAGTAAAAATTTCCAAATATCAAAAGACAAATTCCAAATAATTTTCAATAACCAAAATTCTAAACAGCTTGATCATTGGAATTTGAAATTCATTCAACTTTGAATGCCATGAGGACAAGCGAGTTTCCTGTCATTTCGATCGCAGCGAGAAATCTGTAATCAAACTGATTTAACCAAGAATAAAGTTTCCTCGACTCCGCTTCGCTTCGCTCGGAATGACATCTGTTCGCCTGAACGGAATGACATGCATTTAAGCAATGGAAGTTGGAATTTTAACATCCGTTGGGTTGTTTCTATCAGTTGGAGAAAAACTAAAATTTAACTCAGGTTCAAAATAGAAATCAGACAAGGAGGTGATGATCGAATAAACTTTTATCCATTATCAATTTCCTAAATCCGTAATCCACAATTTTTGAACCAATTCAAAGGAGAGGAAATATGAGGCAGAGTCATGTCAGGTATCTTTTATTGATCCTGTTCCTGGCGCTGGTTTTGGTCGTGGTGGATTATGCCTGGGCGGCAAGGACGGGGAAGATTTCAGGCAGGGTCTTTGAAAAGGATACCAAAGAAGCATTGGCTGGCGCTAATGTCATCATCGAAGGCACGACATTGGGCGCTGCGACCGATGCTGAAGGATACTATTTTATCATCAATGTGCCCCCTGGCAACTACAAAGTCAAAGCGGTCATGATGGGCTACGCCACTCTGGTTCAGGAAAACGTGGTGGTGAATGTCAACCAGACCACGACACTGAATTTTGCCATGAAGCAGCAGGTGCTGGAGGGCGAGACCGTGACCATCGAAGCCACCCGACCCGTAATCCAAATGGACGTTTCTTCGAGCCAGAAGATCGTTACTGAGCAGGCGATTCAGGATCGACCTTTGGACAATATCGAAGAAATCTTAGCAGCGGAAGCTGGGATCACCCTGACTGCCAATACCGAAGGCTCGGGTCTGATCATTCGGGGCGGGCAATTGAATGAAACCGACATCGTGATCGATGGGCTTTCGACCCGCAACGAGCGCAACCAGCAGCCGCTGACTGCCCTGAACTTAACGGCGATCAAAGAGATCGAAATTTTAACGGGCGGATTCAATGCTGAGTTCGGCGATATCCGTTCGGGCATGATCAATGTGATCACCAGAGAAGGCAGCCTGGACAAATATTCGCTCAATCTCGATGCCCGAATCAGTCCACCGGCTCGCAAGCATTTTGGGCCCAGTCCGTTCAGTATCGAAGGTCCTTTCTGGAAGGTTTACGCAGGCCCCGATGCGTTTACAGGGGTAACGCAGGAAATGGTTAACGAAGGAAAATATCCATTCACCTTTGTGGGGTGGAATGAAGTTGCAAGGCAATTCCTGGCCGATGCCGATCCAGAAAACGATATGACGCCACAAGCGTTGTTGGAATTATGGAAATGGCAGCATCGGCTTCGCAAATATGCTGACAAGCCTGATTATATTGGCGACGTCTCGTTCAGCGGAAGACTGCCATTTACCCCCATCGCATTCTTGCTATCCCAGCGTTACGAGGACTTGCAACTGGCTTATCCATTCAGCCGCAATAATTCCATCTCGAGCACAACGTTGCTCAAATTAACTTCCTATTTATCCCCCAGCATGAAATTGTCCTTTAATAATGCCTTCATGTATTTGGCGGGCGTGAGCGGCTCAATATACGATGACACCAATGGCATGATCACAGGCACCCGGCAGGGCACCGAATATGCCCGTAATGCGCTCTATTGGCGCTATATGTGGCACGATGCCAATTACAATCCCATTGAGACGATGCAATACCGTGGTGGCTTGATGTTCAACCATGTGCTGAGCGCTAAATCTTATTACGATCTCAGGCTGGAATACACCAATTATCGCACCGTTCAGGAACCAATCGGCTTGAGAGATACCACGGGCATCAAACAGATCGGAGGGAAATGGTATGACGAAGCGCCATGGGGGTATGTGGGCAGCAAGATCGGCTCGATCATCGAGAAATATGATATTCTGGGTGATTTCCTCATGTCAGGCGGCGGCCGGGGCCAGGATCATTCCCGCTACTGGGGCATCAGCTTGGCCGGCGATTTCGTCTCTCAAGTGAACAAACATAATGAGATCAAAACTGGATTTAGTTTTGATTACACCTTTTTTAAAGAACGGCGAGAGATCAATCATGGGCAAACCACCCAGCCCTTTGAGGAGGCTCCATGGAACTGGTGGTATTACAACGAGTCGCCGATTAAAATTGGCGCTTACGTCCAAGATAAGCTGGAGTACCAAGGCATGATTGCTAACATGGGCCTACGGCTGGATTATTTGAAAGCAGGCACGCCTCCGTATAATCTCGATCCGCTTTTTATTTTTTCTGAACTCCCATACACTCTGCAGAATTGGCGAGCCAATGGGAATAGCTTCTCAAAATTTACGACAGATGAGCCAGATTATAAGCTCTATTTTAGTCCGCGATTGGGAATTTCGCATCCCGTCACAGCGACCAGCAAAATCTTTTTCAACTATGGTCATTTCTATCAACCCCCTGTAACGGATCAACTATACACGGTGAAGCCCTATTCTCGTGGAGCAACGATTCCGAATATTGGCGCTGAGTGGCCTCGCACCATTTCGTACGAGATCGGCATCGAGCAAAGCGTTGCCAACGATATTCTCATCCACTTCATGGGATATTACAAGGATGTGGCCAACCAACTCAGTCAGCAAAATATCGTCTCGATAGATGGCGAGAATGATATTGAAACCTGGAATAACAACAGCTACGCCGATATTCGGGGTCTGGAGCTGAAAATCGAAAAACGGGTCGGTCAATGGTGGTATGGTTGGGTCAACATGGATTACATGGTGAAAAGCACTGGTTATACAGGTCTTCGCTATATCTATGAAGATCGACAGAAAGCCAAGCAACAGCGAGAGCGAACGACCCAAGTGCGGAATAATCCTGTTCCATCGGTCACAGCCAATATCACTTTTCGAACTCCTGAAACTTTTGGGCCCAAGGTCTTCGGCCACAATGTCTTTGGCAATTGGCGGCTGAACATTTTACAAGAATGGACTGATGGTGGCAAAGAGCTACTGAATCCCGAAGCCCTTCTGAGCGAGCAGCATTATGCCGAAGTGATCGATTGGTGGAACACGGACATGCAGGTGGAGAAGCGTTTCAATATTGGCAAATCCCGAGTGGGATTCTTTGTGGAAATTAAAAATCTCTTTAACTACAAAGGATTCCCCAGCCCGTTGTACTGGAACAAGTATGTTGACTCGCTCCATTTCCCGTGGGAAACGGGTGATCAAAAAGGCAACGACAAATTAGGCGAATCAGGCAAAGATTACATCGACCTGGGCTGGAACACCTGGGCTCATTTTATCAATCCCAGGGATGTGTTCTTTGGATTGAGGGTACAGTTCTGAGTCGGTTATTGGGTAATTAGGTAATTGGGGAATTGGGTTGTTGGGTAATGTTGAATATCCATCACATTTACTTAATTACCTTCTTAAATCTTGTGATAAAAAATTGAGTAATCCGTTTAAAATAAGACGAATTTGAAGGAGGTACAGGCTAATGAAGCTTTTTAAACCTCAACTATCCATAGCGATTGCCGTGATTTGTTGGGCGCTGATGTTTCAGGTGAGTTCGAGCCTGGCTCAGTCTCGAACCCATAATCTCGGCGACTACAAATTGCGGATCGATGCGGTTGATTACATCAATACTAATGAGGTCGATCCCACAGGCGAATGGCCCCAGGATCATTTTCGCTACGCTACCATTGTGTTTTACAACAGCGGCCATGCCATCGGCAAATGGATCGACTCCACAGGGACAGAGCATGTCAAGGAGGATAATCTCTACCCTGTTTCTTATAATCAAACTGAGCCTTACGGAATCAAAGAATATCGCAGGCATAAACCACCAGAGGTCTGGGTCTACGCCAATGGTGAAATGCAATTATCATCGCGAAGATTTAACGGTATCATCGATCCTAATCTTCCATCTGATCAAATGATCGAGTTGCATTATAAATCTTACCCAGGGTTCGAGGTCACCAAGCGGTCCTATTCTTATTCGAATCCCAATCATGACGATTATGTGATCCATGTTTGCAAATACAAATGCACCTTTGATTGGGATCAGGATCCACAACCTGATACCGATCCCACCCAAACCTTGCAGGATGTCTATTTTATCATCGGATATAGTTTTCAAACTGCCGAGGGAACTTGGATCACTTACTCCCGGTGGTATGAGGAGGCAAAAGACGACTGGGCGACTTATGAGATGTATACGCCCAAGCTGGTGAGCGGCGGCAGGCCGTTGGCCATCTCCTACTGCTGGGATGGAGATCATCCTGAGATCACAGAGTTCGAAGAAGGTGGAAGGGAATTCGACGATACTGGTGATCCTCGGTTCGCAATTGGTGAGGGGGGTGCAACTCCGCTGCCGTCTGCTGAATTCATTTCTACAGCCTATGCGGGTTTCGCTGCTTTGCATGTCGACAAATCGCCATTTGATCACTCCGACGACTGGAACCAGCCAATTTCGATCATGGGCAATATGAATATCTATAATGTCTGGGATTCTGATTTCCCAGGCTTTGCTACGGTTTGGGATTGGGCGGCTTCAGGCATCAAACAGACGGTTGAAGATCAATCGGGCTGGCCTGATGATGCCATGGCCCAAGAGG includes the following:
- a CDS encoding GWxTD domain-containing protein, translating into MQHKLRLKKSTTVASMSLLLFLAYMSIASATNIGVLPLKSKGSIEFYLDVCQYEALQGGTRLEFIYSVDLSQFLNKADSLDQVAVFQIDFHVYGSLKDTLLASSEVKHVPLSPSTGGSGTIFLDVKKIETTADSLSLTLVISDSLSGKKGAITNSLLRKKFSDQLSISDLYFVSHIQKAIQPSAFEKSGLLMIPNPTRNFSYSVQAPNAYVYFEINHLGFKPENPSSYSVSYSVEDLSGKEVASHQRPTIPKTSANCSRVEIIPLADLKVGLYKLTLHVTDLPSGESASNWRYFSVASRDAAQDMLLSITEDNVQRYFDQIKYIATTEEKELFKKLNLRGKQEFLINFWQSKDPNPETAENEFMQEHFKRLAYAETSFSGGINSDMGRIYIQYGPPIEIKRQFSTTEFSKPVQIWYYAIQGTTEFVFVDRSGDGKYVLVHSTHPDEYQNPGWMNEMK
- a CDS encoding TonB-dependent receptor, encoding MRQSHVRYLLLILFLALVLVVVDYAWAARTGKISGRVFEKDTKEALAGANVIIEGTTLGAATDAEGYYFIINVPPGNYKVKAVMMGYATLVQENVVVNVNQTTTLNFAMKQQVLEGETVTIEATRPVIQMDVSSSQKIVTEQAIQDRPLDNIEEILAAEAGITLTANTEGSGLIIRGGQLNETDIVIDGLSTRNERNQQPLTALNLTAIKEIEILTGGFNAEFGDIRSGMINVITREGSLDKYSLNLDARISPPARKHFGPSPFSIEGPFWKVYAGPDAFTGVTQEMVNEGKYPFTFVGWNEVARQFLADADPENDMTPQALLELWKWQHRLRKYADKPDYIGDVSFSGRLPFTPIAFLLSQRYEDLQLAYPFSRNNSISSTTLLKLTSYLSPSMKLSFNNAFMYLAGVSGSIYDDTNGMITGTRQGTEYARNALYWRYMWHDANYNPIETMQYRGGLMFNHVLSAKSYYDLRLEYTNYRTVQEPIGLRDTTGIKQIGGKWYDEAPWGYVGSKIGSIIEKYDILGDFLMSGGGRGQDHSRYWGISLAGDFVSQVNKHNEIKTGFSFDYTFFKERREINHGQTTQPFEEAPWNWWYYNESPIKIGAYVQDKLEYQGMIANMGLRLDYLKAGTPPYNLDPLFIFSELPYTLQNWRANGNSFSKFTTDEPDYKLYFSPRLGISHPVTATSKIFFNYGHFYQPPVTDQLYTVKPYSRGATIPNIGAEWPRTISYEIGIEQSVANDILIHFMGYYKDVANQLSQQNIVSIDGENDIETWNNNSYADIRGLELKIEKRVGQWWYGWVNMDYMVKSTGYTGLRYIYEDRQKAKQQRERTTQVRNNPVPSVTANITFRTPETFGPKVFGHNVFGNWRLNILQEWTDGGKELLNPEALLSEQHYAEVIDWWNTDMQVEKRFNIGKSRVGFFVEIKNLFNYKGFPSPLYWNKYVDSLHFPWETGDQKGNDKLGESGKDYIDLGWNTWAHFINPRDVFFGLRVQF